The Streptomyces sp. NBC_01255 genome window below encodes:
- a CDS encoding dynamin family protein: MDERPQLIDALSALRDRVAAVRLPLPLPGASRARQTRAELLAQLDDYLVPRLKDPDAPLLAVVGGSTGAGKSTLVNSLVGRRVSESGVLRPTTRTPVLVCHPEDHHWFAGMRVLPQLTRVWLPQADEEHSTEEPPEENALRVETAASLPRGLALLDAPDIDSLVVENRLLAAELICAADIWVMVTTASRYADAVPWHLLRTAKEYDATLVTVLDRVPHQVIGEVSRQYEALLDKAGLGDVPRFTIPELPESTDGGSGLLPDSAVAPLRAWLAHRAEDPAARQQALGRTATGVIDSLDSRLPELAGAVAAQYASAVRLGGAVEAAYREQGKRVRQQLGRGAVLAGDARTRWRGYPRDSTADELLDALAESLAALLHCAVAAAEERVHDAWQRDPSADALGPPRAGGDREAGERTGVEVRRWRRVLEELAEEEVRNVERPSGSRSSRSSRAARTSVPDAETVAALLAASLLGGRRTRAAGDRLAELLGAQAALRLRDKGGELVLSYVDRVLHAERDRRLAPLDGLDVTPEPQAELIAALSVLQKEK; this comes from the coding sequence TTGGACGAACGGCCTCAGCTGATCGACGCACTCTCCGCCCTGCGCGACCGTGTCGCCGCCGTGCGTCTCCCACTCCCCCTCCCCGGCGCATCACGCGCCCGGCAGACCCGGGCCGAGCTCCTCGCTCAGCTCGACGACTATCTGGTGCCCCGCCTGAAGGATCCCGACGCCCCCCTCCTCGCCGTCGTCGGCGGCTCCACCGGGGCCGGGAAGTCCACGCTCGTCAACTCCCTTGTGGGGCGGCGCGTCAGTGAGTCGGGGGTGCTCAGGCCCACCACCCGGACACCCGTGCTCGTCTGCCACCCCGAGGACCACCACTGGTTCGCCGGGATGCGCGTCCTCCCGCAGCTCACCCGCGTCTGGCTGCCCCAGGCCGACGAGGAGCACTCCACCGAGGAGCCGCCCGAGGAGAACGCCCTGCGGGTCGAGACCGCCGCCTCCCTGCCCCGGGGGCTCGCCCTGCTCGACGCGCCCGACATCGACTCCCTCGTCGTCGAGAACCGCCTCCTCGCCGCCGAGTTGATCTGCGCCGCCGACATCTGGGTGATGGTCACCACCGCCTCGCGGTACGCCGACGCCGTCCCCTGGCACCTGCTCCGTACCGCGAAGGAGTACGACGCCACCCTCGTCACCGTCCTCGACCGCGTCCCGCACCAGGTCATCGGCGAGGTCTCCCGCCAGTACGAGGCGCTCCTCGACAAGGCGGGCCTCGGCGACGTGCCCCGCTTCACCATTCCCGAGCTGCCCGAGTCCACCGACGGCGGCAGCGGACTCCTGCCCGACAGCGCCGTCGCCCCGCTGCGCGCCTGGCTCGCCCACCGGGCCGAGGACCCCGCCGCCCGCCAGCAGGCCCTCGGCCGGACCGCCACCGGGGTCATCGACTCCCTCGACAGCCGGCTGCCCGAGCTGGCCGGCGCGGTCGCCGCCCAGTACGCCTCCGCCGTCCGGCTCGGCGGCGCCGTCGAGGCCGCCTACCGCGAGCAGGGCAAGCGCGTGCGGCAGCAGTTGGGACGCGGCGCCGTCCTCGCCGGGGACGCCCGCACCCGCTGGCGCGGCTACCCCCGCGACAGCACCGCCGACGAACTCCTCGATGCCCTCGCCGAGTCCCTCGCCGCCCTCCTGCACTGCGCGGTGGCCGCCGCCGAGGAGCGCGTACACGACGCCTGGCAGCGCGATCCCTCCGCCGACGCCCTGGGCCCGCCGCGGGCCGGCGGCGACCGGGAGGCGGGGGAGCGGACCGGCGTGGAGGTACGCCGCTGGCGCCGCGTACTCGAAGAACTCGCCGAGGAAGAAGTGCGGAACGTCGAGCGGCCCTCCGGCTCCCGTTCTTCCCGCTCCTCCCGGGCCGCCCGCACCTCCGTCCCCGACGCCGAGACCGTCGCCGCCCTCCTCGCCGCCTCCCTCCTCGGCGGCCGGCGCACCCGGGCCGCCGGCGACCGCCTCGCCGAACTCCTCGGCGCCCAAGCCGCCCTGCGGCTGCGCGACAAGGGCGGCGAGCTGGTCCTCTCGTACGTCGACCGCGTCCTGCACGCCGAGCGCGACCGGCGCCTCGCCCCTCTCGACGGGCTCGACGTGACCCCCGAGCCGCAGGCGGAGCTCATCGCCGCGCTCTCCGTACTGCAGAAGGAGAAGTGA
- a CDS encoding GTPase codes for MVDDERGRGRGRESWDDGLIARRASERAALVEDPERDVPEEDALPLLGGSYGGPLRTRLDALHELVGLSRTRVESEALAEAGRVLDEAAARQRLSSRHTVIALAGATGSGKSTLFNALAGVPVSETGLRRPTTSAPIALSWSEGAAGLLDRLAVPSRLRRRPLAGGAADAELQGLVLVDLPDHDSAVTAHRDQVDRVLGLVDAVIWVVDPEKYADAALHERYLRPLAGHAEVTFVVLNQIDRLGTEAADLVLDDLRRLLDEDGVALGEHGEPGATVLAVSALSGEGIPELRELIGRFVQDRTAPERRLAADIDAAAGRLRPAYVADGRAGLDERARGDFADRLAVAVGAQAAGEAAERVWRRGAIRACGTPWLRLYRWYERLRAHGSTDPRLDSPAEDELTARQRVEQAVRIVADEASRGLPTPWAQAVREAAARGAEGLPEALDELTASMGDPAARPPRPAWWPAAVLAQAVMTLLQIFGALWLVGQVVGVVEPGLLPPVVVMLGGIVGGPLVEWACEGAVKGPARRYGEEAERRLREAAAACGRARVLDPVAAELMRYREVREQYATVVGTRPSARVVGGIRSGATSRLGATRAGVRGR; via the coding sequence GTGGTGGATGACGAGCGAGGCCGTGGTCGTGGTCGTGAGAGTTGGGACGACGGGCTGATCGCCCGGCGGGCGAGTGAGAGGGCCGCCCTGGTGGAGGATCCGGAGCGGGATGTTCCGGAGGAGGATGCGCTGCCGCTCCTCGGCGGCAGCTACGGCGGCCCCCTCCGCACCCGCCTCGACGCCCTCCACGAGCTCGTCGGGCTCTCCCGCACCCGCGTCGAGAGCGAGGCCCTCGCCGAGGCCGGGCGCGTCCTCGACGAGGCCGCCGCCCGCCAGCGGCTCTCCTCCCGGCACACCGTGATCGCCCTCGCCGGCGCCACCGGAAGCGGCAAGTCCACGCTCTTCAACGCCCTCGCCGGCGTCCCCGTCTCCGAGACCGGCCTGCGCCGCCCCACCACCTCCGCGCCCATCGCGCTCAGCTGGTCCGAGGGCGCCGCCGGACTCCTCGACCGGCTCGCCGTCCCCAGCCGGCTGCGCCGCCGCCCCCTCGCCGGCGGCGCGGCCGACGCCGAACTCCAGGGCCTCGTCCTCGTCGACCTCCCCGACCACGACTCGGCGGTCACCGCCCACCGCGACCAGGTCGACCGGGTCCTCGGCCTCGTCGACGCCGTCATCTGGGTCGTCGACCCGGAGAAGTACGCCGACGCCGCCCTCCACGAGCGCTACCTCCGCCCCCTCGCCGGGCACGCCGAGGTCACCTTCGTCGTCCTCAACCAGATCGACCGGCTCGGCACCGAGGCCGCCGACCTCGTCCTCGACGACCTCCGCCGCCTCCTCGACGAGGACGGAGTGGCGCTCGGCGAACACGGCGAACCCGGCGCCACCGTCCTCGCCGTCTCCGCGCTGAGCGGCGAAGGAATCCCCGAACTGCGCGAACTCATCGGCCGTTTCGTCCAGGATCGCACCGCTCCCGAACGCCGGCTCGCCGCCGACATCGACGCAGCCGCCGGCCGGCTCCGCCCCGCGTACGTCGCCGACGGCCGCGCCGGCCTCGACGAGCGCGCCCGGGGGGACTTCGCGGACCGGCTCGCGGTCGCCGTCGGCGCCCAGGCCGCCGGAGAGGCCGCCGAGCGGGTCTGGCGCCGGGGAGCCATCCGCGCCTGCGGTACGCCCTGGCTGCGGCTCTACCGCTGGTACGAGCGGCTGCGCGCGCACGGCTCCACCGATCCGCGCCTCGACTCGCCCGCCGAGGACGAACTGACGGCGCGGCAGCGCGTCGAGCAGGCGGTACGGATCGTCGCCGACGAGGCCTCGCGCGGGCTCCCCACCCCCTGGGCGCAGGCCGTACGGGAAGCGGCGGCGCGCGGGGCCGAGGGGCTGCCGGAGGCCCTCGACGAGCTGACGGCGAGCATGGGCGACCCGGCCGCCCGGCCGCCCCGGCCCGCCTGGTGGCCCGCCGCCGTCCTCGCGCAGGCCGTGATGACGCTCCTGCAGATCTTCGGCGCGCTGTGGCTGGTGGGCCAGGTCGTGGGCGTCGTGGAGCCGGGGCTCCTTCCGCCGGTCGTCGTCATGCTCGGCGGCATCGTCGGCGGCCCGCTCGTCGAATGGGCCTGCGAGGGCGCCGTGAAGGGCCCTGCCCGGCGGTACGGGGAGGAGGCCGAGCGCCGGCTGCGGGAGGCGGCCGCGGCGTGCGGCCGGGCCCGGGTGCTCGACCCGGTGGCGGCGGAGCTGATGCGCTACCGGGAGGTCCGCGAGCAGTACGCGACGGTGGTCGGCACCCGGCCCTCGGCGCGGGTGGTCGGCGGGATCCGGTCCGGTGCGACGTCGCGGCTGGGGGCGACCAGGGCAGGCGTTCGGGGGCGGTAG
- a CDS encoding single-stranded DNA-binding protein yields MNDTTVTLVGNVATAVEYRETAGGGVARFRFAVTARRWDRERGLWSDGNTSFYTVSAWRSLGANLAASVSVGEPLVVHGRLRVREDERDGQRKTFVDVDALAVGHDLTRGTAAFRRAAKAESEPGQGQGPRPGPEPTLVQSPEQDPWTEATKRLVTVP; encoded by the coding sequence ATGAACGACACGACCGTGACGCTCGTCGGCAACGTGGCGACGGCGGTGGAGTACCGGGAGACGGCCGGGGGCGGGGTGGCGCGGTTCCGTTTCGCGGTGACCGCGCGGCGCTGGGACCGGGAGCGGGGGCTCTGGTCCGACGGGAACACCAGCTTCTACACGGTGTCGGCCTGGCGGTCGCTTGGGGCCAACCTCGCGGCGTCGGTCTCCGTCGGGGAACCGCTCGTGGTGCACGGCCGGTTGAGGGTGCGGGAGGACGAGCGCGACGGGCAGCGCAAGACCTTCGTGGACGTGGACGCCCTGGCCGTGGGGCACGATCTGACCCGGGGCACGGCCGCCTTCAGGCGCGCGGCGAAGGCGGAGTCGGAGCCGGGGCAGGGGCAAGGTCCCCGGCCGGGGCCGGAGCCGACCCTCGTGCAGTCACCCGAGCAGGACCCTTGGACCGAGGCCACGAAGCGGTTGGTGACCGTTCCCTGA
- a CDS encoding LAETG motif-containing sortase-dependent surface protein — translation MFSVRGRGAARLAAATLVSGLVAAGAIATAGPAFADEPAPGTGGVTAKLGGLTEDVAGVEITEKNGDKWPVQGGLFKMEVGGGGTLFTYCIDLRTPAKHDFDYKEVGWGESSLHNNENAGKILWILENAYPKFSAETLGGKVGVDLSKKEAAAGTQAAIWTLSDDVTATPKDEDAKKLTEYLLKEAKQLEEPKASLSLSPSSVAGKAGERLGPITVSTNSEIAKVAAAPGAPAGVQVVDKDGKPVSEAKNGDQVFFDVPAGTADGTAELTAEATTKVPLGRAFVSIDGPSQTLILAGSSDSTVNAKASATWAKKGAVPAVTVAKDCAKGGLEIIASNEGDEAWTFDLKGTSYTIAAGETKTVTVPLAEDEAYKFTITGPNGFEETFEGVLDCKTATPGPQPSETTPTTEPSAEPSETPSTQPSTETPSATPSTSAPAGETTGTTGTTGGGDLAETGSSNATPMIAGIAAALVVIGGAAVFILRKKKAAGH, via the coding sequence ATGTTTTCAGTTCGTGGGCGTGGCGCTGCCCGCCTGGCCGCCGCGACCCTGGTCTCCGGCCTTGTCGCGGCCGGTGCGATAGCGACCGCCGGTCCGGCGTTCGCCGATGAGCCCGCCCCGGGTACGGGCGGCGTCACGGCGAAGCTCGGCGGCCTGACCGAGGACGTCGCCGGCGTCGAGATCACCGAGAAGAACGGCGACAAGTGGCCGGTCCAGGGTGGTCTCTTCAAGATGGAGGTCGGTGGCGGAGGCACTCTCTTCACCTACTGCATCGACCTCCGCACCCCGGCGAAGCACGACTTCGACTACAAGGAAGTCGGCTGGGGCGAGTCCTCCCTGCACAACAACGAGAACGCGGGCAAGATCCTCTGGATCCTGGAGAACGCCTACCCGAAGTTCTCCGCCGAGACCCTCGGCGGCAAGGTCGGCGTCGACCTCTCCAAGAAGGAGGCCGCGGCCGGCACCCAGGCCGCGATCTGGACCCTCTCCGACGACGTCACCGCGACGCCGAAGGACGAGGACGCCAAGAAGCTGACCGAGTACCTGCTGAAGGAGGCCAAGCAGCTCGAGGAGCCCAAGGCTTCCCTGAGCCTGTCTCCCTCCTCCGTCGCGGGCAAGGCCGGTGAGCGCCTCGGCCCGATCACGGTCTCCACGAACTCCGAGATCGCCAAGGTCGCGGCCGCCCCCGGCGCCCCGGCCGGCGTCCAGGTCGTCGACAAGGACGGCAAGCCCGTCTCCGAGGCCAAGAACGGCGACCAGGTCTTCTTCGACGTCCCCGCCGGCACCGCCGACGGCACCGCCGAGCTGACCGCCGAAGCCACCACCAAGGTTCCGCTGGGTCGCGCCTTCGTCTCCATCGACGGCCCCTCGCAGACCCTGATCCTGGCCGGCTCCAGCGACTCCACCGTCAACGCCAAGGCCTCCGCGACCTGGGCGAAGAAGGGTGCCGTCCCGGCCGTCACGGTCGCGAAGGACTGCGCCAAGGGCGGCCTGGAGATCATCGCCTCCAACGAGGGCGACGAGGCCTGGACCTTCGACCTGAAGGGCACCTCGTACACGATCGCCGCCGGTGAGACGAAGACCGTGACGGTCCCGCTCGCCGAGGACGAGGCGTACAAGTTCACGATCACCGGCCCGAACGGCTTCGAGGAGACCTTCGAGGGCGTCCTGGACTGCAAGACGGCCACCCCCGGCCCGCAGCCCTCGGAGACCACCCCCACCACGGAGCCGTCGGCCGAGCCCTCGGAGACCCCCTCCACCCAGCCCTCGACGGAGACCCCGTCGGCCACTCCGTCGACCTCGGCCCCGGCCGGTGAGACCACCGGTACGACCGGCACCACCGGTGGCGGCGACCTCGCCGAGACCGGTAGCTCCAACGCGACCCCGATGATCGCCGGCATCGCCGCCGCGCTCGTCGTGATCGGTGGAGCCGCGGTGTTCATCCTTCGCAAGAAGAAGGCTGCCGGTCACTGA
- the ettA gene encoding energy-dependent translational throttle protein EttA codes for MAEFIYTMRKARKAHGDKVILDDVFLNFLPGAKIGVVGPNGAGKSTVLKIMAGIEQPSNGDAFLSPGYSVGILMQEPKLDESKTVLENVQDGAAEQMSKLKRFNEVAELMATDYSDALMEEMGKLQEDLDHSNAWDLDAQLEQAMDALGCPPSDWPVTNLSGGEKRRVALCKLLIEAPDLLLLDEPTNHLDAESVNWLEQHLSKYAGAVVAVTHDRYFLNNVAEWILELDRGRAIPYEGNYSTYLDKKATRLKVEGKKDEKRAKRLKEELEWVRSNAKGRQTKSKARLARYEEMAAEADKMRKLDFEEIQIPPGPRLGSIVVEVENLSKAFGDKVLIDDLSFTLPRNGIVGVIGPNGAGKTTLFKMIQGLETPDSGSIKVGETVKISYVDQSRANIDPKKTLWAVVSDELDYINVGHVEMPSRAYVSAFGFKGPDQQKPAGVLSGGERNRLNLALTLKEGGNLLLLDEPTNDLDVETLSSLENALLEFPGAAVVISHDRWFLDRVATHILAYEGESKWYWFEGNFESYEKNKIERLGAEAARPHRATYKKLTRG; via the coding sequence TTGGCTGAGTTCATCTACACCATGCGCAAGGCGCGTAAAGCGCACGGCGACAAGGTGATTCTCGACGACGTCTTCCTGAACTTCCTGCCCGGCGCCAAGATCGGTGTGGTGGGCCCGAACGGTGCCGGTAAGTCCACCGTTCTGAAGATCATGGCCGGGATCGAGCAGCCGTCCAACGGTGACGCGTTCCTCTCGCCCGGCTACAGCGTCGGCATCCTCATGCAGGAGCCGAAGCTCGACGAGTCGAAGACCGTCCTGGAGAACGTGCAGGACGGCGCCGCCGAGCAGATGAGCAAGCTCAAGCGCTTCAACGAGGTGGCCGAGCTCATGGCCACCGACTACAGCGACGCGCTGATGGAGGAGATGGGCAAGCTCCAGGAAGACCTGGACCACTCCAACGCCTGGGACCTCGACGCCCAGCTGGAGCAGGCCATGGACGCCCTGGGCTGCCCGCCCAGTGACTGGCCGGTCACCAACCTCTCCGGTGGCGAGAAGCGCCGTGTCGCGCTCTGCAAGCTGCTCATCGAGGCCCCGGACCTGCTCCTCCTCGACGAGCCCACCAACCACCTCGACGCCGAGTCGGTGAACTGGCTGGAGCAGCACCTCTCGAAGTACGCGGGCGCCGTCGTGGCCGTCACCCACGACCGGTACTTCCTGAACAACGTCGCCGAGTGGATCCTGGAGCTCGACCGCGGTCGCGCGATCCCCTACGAGGGCAACTACTCGACCTACCTGGACAAGAAGGCCACGCGCCTCAAGGTCGAGGGCAAGAAGGACGAGAAGCGCGCCAAGCGCCTCAAGGAAGAGCTGGAGTGGGTGCGGTCCAACGCCAAGGGGCGTCAGACCAAGTCCAAGGCCCGTCTCGCCCGCTACGAGGAGATGGCGGCCGAGGCCGACAAGATGCGGAAGCTGGACTTCGAGGAGATCCAGATCCCGCCGGGCCCGCGTCTGGGCTCCATCGTCGTCGAGGTCGAGAACCTCTCCAAGGCCTTCGGCGACAAGGTCCTCATCGACGACCTGAGCTTCACCCTGCCGCGTAACGGCATCGTCGGTGTCATCGGCCCGAACGGCGCCGGCAAGACCACGCTCTTCAAGATGATCCAGGGTCTGGAGACCCCGGACTCCGGCTCCATCAAGGTCGGCGAGACCGTCAAGATCTCGTACGTCGACCAGAGCCGCGCCAACATCGACCCCAAGAAGACGCTGTGGGCCGTCGTCTCCGACGAGCTGGACTACATCAACGTCGGCCACGTCGAGATGCCGTCCCGCGCGTACGTCAGCGCCTTCGGCTTCAAGGGCCCGGACCAGCAGAAGCCCGCGGGTGTGCTGTCCGGCGGTGAGCGCAACCGCCTCAACCTGGCGCTCACGCTCAAGGAGGGCGGCAACCTGCTGCTCCTCGACGAGCCCACCAACGACCTCGACGTCGAGACCCTGTCGTCGCTGGAGAACGCCCTTCTGGAGTTCCCCGGCGCCGCGGTCGTGATCTCCCACGACCGGTGGTTCCTGGACCGGGTGGCCACGCACATCCTCGCGTACGAGGGTGAGTCGAAGTGGTACTGGTTCGAGGGCAACTTCGAGTCGTACGAGAAGAACAAGATCGAGCGCCTCGGCGCCGAGGCGGCCCGTCCGCACCGCGCCACGTACAAGAAGCTGACCCGAGGCTGA
- a CDS encoding acyl-CoA thioesterase — protein MTRHIYSCPLRWSDMDAFGHVNNVVFLRYLEEARIDFMFRLAPGDGSPSFSGGSVVARHEIDYKRPLVHRHEPVTIESWVTKIGAASLTIAYEVKDADVVYVRASTVVVPFDLEAQRPRRITAEERSFLEEYVDDGMNSAA, from the coding sequence GTGACCAGGCACATCTACAGCTGTCCCCTGCGTTGGTCGGACATGGATGCCTTCGGGCACGTCAACAACGTCGTCTTCCTGCGGTACCTGGAAGAGGCGCGAATCGACTTCATGTTCCGGCTGGCGCCGGGGGACGGTTCCCCCTCGTTCTCGGGCGGGTCCGTCGTGGCCCGGCACGAGATCGACTACAAGCGGCCTCTGGTCCACCGGCACGAGCCGGTGACCATCGAGTCGTGGGTCACGAAGATAGGCGCGGCGTCGCTGACGATCGCGTACGAGGTCAAGGACGCGGACGTCGTGTACGTCCGGGCGTCCACGGTCGTCGTGCCCTTCGACCTGGAGGCTCAGCGCCCGCGGCGGATCACGGCCGAGGAGCGGAGCTTCCTGGAGGAGTACGTGGACGACGGGATGAACTCCGCCGCATGA